One part of the Mariniflexile litorale genome encodes these proteins:
- a CDS encoding thrombospondin type 3 repeat-containing protein: MIHTIRTSKFSKIIASYLAIQLLITTVQPSNLFALTSGPSQPEFNAFTPIGTSDMVNLSTGDFNYNIPIMDVGGYPLNLAYDSGLTMDQEASWVGLGWNLNVGQINRQVRGIPDDFKGDEITYEKNLKPNVTVGISAQASPQVFGFETEDYVKASLGLGIKYNNYNGISFTPSYGLSFDLGDYVTVGMNVQASATEGATISPKVSAKANLPIIESMSVNGGLNAGLSYNSNKGLTSYSLNATISPAFKNNLVNAILNETKTGMGTVTGNLSFSNPVTLTPRKRTAFQDFNSTFSFSVGGTAWGIDGELEISATASVQKIKDKTKTEKAFGYEFTGQATSNDVLDYNRENDRTISKNLLALPYANYTYDLYSVNGQGATGMFRSHRGQIGQIYDEYVEDESKGFSLGVEIEGGAGWHYGGNFVVAPSKSYTGVWRTKASNSFKNDNENAKNSASNFDYEPVYFKYVGENKVDDERSLYTDRLHSDKAMALKIGGVGFDKYADTRFRVKDYEFSSNVPTEDLKSFSGNFKRTKRDVRNQSIQKITVGELKNFYTEGYGQQRINTYAKDKPHHTAEIRVLKPDGATYVFGETAYNIEKQEVTFATDNTGDCATGIVTYKTGENSINNSAGIDHFYDNVKTPAYAHTYLLSSVLSSDYEDIKGDGPTDDDLGAYTLFEYVTPDNVPFQWRVPYGMNEASYNEGLRSNPSDQKGSYIYGQKEIKYIRKIETKTHVAIFDLSPRKDARGVAGKNGGAPASGQELYKINTIRLYSKPEYKLFQKELEDNIPSNDPSIQQLSPIKTAHFIYDYSLCKNINNNLGGDLDAYELSNDLGKLTLKQVYFTYRTSLMGKHTPYTFSYSKTNPDYSLKAFDIWGNYKPNNGSCSTDDPITTTSEFPFVDQQNKQTQDAYATAWSLSSIGLPSGGSIDLTYESDDYQYVQDKPTMQMFKVVGAGSNSTSGSPESDHLLYDGSYEAKYLYVKLPEENTVITPQEFKEKYLKGQDNKPIYFRFLMNMTRKGALNTASRDYDYVTGYFERDGDVNVFQQNESIYAAIPMQWTPMEGGLNGDVERNPITKAGLYFARTYLNDIAFGLNGDYRTENVVTIAKKLVSSIGAIGQIFLGPNEALRNKLCSQQFISEKSWIRLSTPKAYKLGGGSRIKQLVMNDHWNTMTTGGTLQTYGQTYDYTLEDNTTSGVAAFEPNDSAENPFVEPFYNNGERLIAPREVSYVEKPFGKAFFPYSKVTYSRVTVKNINRADITRHATGKVVSEFYTTKDFPTKVDYTDIENSYNSNQNNVLRQLIGGLLGLPVKVKNEFTLSQGYAIHTNDMDGKMRAQKVFQEGMDAPISSVSYHYSTERNALDNVLPVIAKDGSVSNKEIGVDYDVINDFREAYSKSETKGLNVNVAAFFLSIFPVVIPTSFPVYTKHENIAHSVITTKVIHTTAILKEKVARDLGSKVSTVNEAWDAETGEVILTKTINEFDDAYYNFNFPAYWAYNNMGQASRNLGLQGTLEYTGDYFALANANASEYLTLGDEIMTSDGKRLWVVEFNNTGTGVLLMNRLGGVVNREGGQSIQENIDFKIVRSGYRNQQTGNMASVTMMKNPLNALVNGKIDTASFTQSSEGLASNNLRIINASAVAYNDFWNCQCENNLPFIPNANLNEDTLAELSIEKYLFNPYLYNVKDEWRAEKSYAYLTERTDVKEGTVTSKKNTRKEGYFKHFKPYYAFNGNQWELNIDATPNWTFASEVTQYSPYGAELENKDALNRYSSAQYGYNFSLPTAVASNSKYRYMGGDNFEDYDFNNTNEGHFGYKNIVYQDGDRGIVVSNKYAHTGNSSLLITPDNSRASLPVELIGQSPVIEDSDGDGWLDTVDVCPYTPNPDQDDYDKDGIGDACDDNAIPKITNIVITGQFSWWRKQASFTIQGKPNDIIRGKIIEVKHGAHGWKASFNGGNQISKSMEFSIQLDATGRANNILEMGITAPSKKRKRSQRNYTTIEFILLNKYPSLYNNKYRDTPVSSSIGVRLEVVGYKDINSGKTSGATPIFQSQL, from the coding sequence ATGATTCACACTATTAGAACCAGTAAGTTTTCAAAAATTATAGCCAGTTATTTAGCAATACAATTGCTTATTACAACGGTACAACCATCTAATTTATTTGCATTAACAAGCGGTCCTTCACAGCCTGAGTTTAACGCATTTACCCCTATAGGCACTTCCGATATGGTAAACCTTTCTACGGGAGATTTTAATTATAACATACCTATTATGGATGTTGGAGGTTACCCATTAAACTTGGCTTATGACTCTGGATTGACTATGGATCAAGAAGCTTCATGGGTAGGTTTGGGTTGGAACTTGAACGTAGGTCAAATAAATAGGCAGGTTCGTGGTATCCCAGATGATTTTAAGGGTGATGAAATAACTTATGAAAAAAACTTAAAACCTAATGTTACGGTGGGAATTAGTGCTCAAGCATCTCCTCAAGTTTTTGGTTTTGAAACCGAAGACTATGTGAAAGCATCTTTAGGTCTAGGTATTAAATACAATAACTATAATGGTATTAGTTTTACCCCATCCTATGGTTTATCATTTGATTTAGGTGATTATGTAACGGTGGGGATGAATGTTCAGGCATCTGCGACCGAAGGTGCAACTATTTCCCCAAAAGTTAGTGCTAAAGCAAACCTGCCAATTATTGAAAGTATGTCGGTTAATGGTGGTTTAAATGCGGGACTTTCATATAATTCTAATAAAGGGTTAACATCTTATAGTTTAAATGCTACTATAAGTCCTGCATTTAAGAACAATCTTGTCAATGCAATTTTAAATGAAACAAAAACAGGTATGGGAACGGTTACTGGAAACTTGTCTTTTTCAAACCCTGTAACACTTACCCCCAGAAAACGTACAGCCTTTCAAGATTTTAATAGTACCTTTTCTTTTTCTGTAGGAGGAACTGCATGGGGGATAGATGGCGAATTAGAAATATCAGCAACAGCATCTGTTCAAAAAATTAAAGATAAAACAAAAACAGAAAAAGCTTTTGGCTATGAATTTACAGGGCAAGCTACGTCAAATGATGTTCTAGATTATAATAGAGAAAATGACAGAACCATAAGTAAAAACTTATTGGCATTGCCCTATGCTAATTACACCTATGATTTGTATAGTGTTAATGGCCAAGGAGCTACTGGTATGTTTAGGTCGCATCGTGGTCAAATAGGGCAAATTTATGATGAATATGTAGAGGATGAAAGTAAGGGGTTTAGTCTAGGTGTTGAAATTGAAGGAGGTGCTGGATGGCATTATGGAGGTAATTTTGTAGTTGCTCCATCTAAAAGTTATACAGGAGTATGGCGAACCAAAGCGTCTAACTCATTTAAAAACGATAATGAAAATGCAAAAAACAGTGCTTCTAATTTTGATTATGAACCTGTGTATTTTAAATATGTAGGAGAAAATAAGGTAGATGATGAACGCTCTCTTTACACAGACCGATTACACAGTGACAAAGCTATGGCACTTAAAATAGGCGGCGTTGGTTTTGATAAGTATGCAGATACCCGTTTTAGAGTAAAAGATTATGAATTTAGTAGTAATGTTCCAACAGAAGACCTTAAATCATTTTCAGGTAATTTTAAAAGAACCAAACGCGATGTGCGTAATCAATCCATTCAAAAAATCACTGTTGGAGAATTAAAGAATTTCTATACTGAAGGGTATGGACAACAACGAATTAATACTTATGCTAAAGATAAACCCCATCATACAGCAGAAATCAGAGTGTTAAAACCAGATGGTGCCACCTATGTATTTGGCGAAACAGCTTATAATATAGAGAAACAGGAAGTTACTTTTGCTACTGATAATACTGGAGATTGTGCTACAGGAATTGTTACTTACAAAACAGGAGAAAATTCTATAAACAATAGTGCAGGAATTGATCATTTTTATGATAATGTAAAAACACCTGCATATGCGCATACCTATTTGTTATCATCTGTTTTATCATCCGATTACGAAGATATAAAAGGAGATGGACCAACCGATGACGATTTAGGAGCTTACACACTGTTCGAATATGTAACACCAGATAATGTTCCTTTCCAATGGCGTGTTCCTTATGGAATGAACGAAGCTTCTTACAATGAAGGTTTAAGAAGTAATCCATCCGATCAAAAAGGGAGCTATATCTATGGTCAAAAAGAAATAAAATATATAAGAAAGATTGAGACTAAAACACATGTTGCTATTTTTGATTTATCCCCACGAAAAGATGCTCGCGGTGTTGCTGGAAAAAATGGGGGGGCACCAGCTTCCGGTCAGGAATTGTATAAAATAAACACCATTCGCCTATATTCAAAACCAGAATATAAATTGTTTCAAAAAGAACTTGAAGATAACATTCCAAGTAATGACCCTAGTATCCAACAATTATCTCCTATAAAAACAGCGCATTTTATATACGATTATTCTTTGTGTAAAAATATAAACAACAATTTAGGAGGAGATTTAGATGCCTATGAACTTAGTAACGATTTAGGAAAACTAACTCTTAAACAAGTATATTTTACATACAGAACTTCTTTAATGGGTAAACACACTCCTTATACTTTTAGCTATAGTAAAACAAATCCAGATTACAGTTTAAAAGCCTTTGATATTTGGGGTAATTACAAACCAAATAATGGTAGTTGCAGTACTGATGATCCTATTACTACAACTTCTGAATTCCCTTTTGTTGATCAACAAAACAAACAGACCCAAGATGCGTATGCAACTGCGTGGTCTTTAAGCTCTATTGGTTTGCCTTCTGGAGGCTCTATAGATTTAACTTACGAAAGTGATGATTACCAGTATGTACAAGATAAACCAACGATGCAAATGTTTAAGGTGGTTGGTGCAGGTAGTAATAGTACTTCAGGGAGTCCCGAGAGCGATCATTTACTTTACGATGGTTCATATGAAGCTAAATATTTATATGTCAAGTTACCAGAGGAAAATACAGTTATTACTCCTCAAGAATTTAAAGAAAAATATTTAAAAGGTCAAGATAATAAGCCCATTTACTTTCGATTTTTAATGAATATGACAAGAAAGGGAGCATTGAATACAGCAAGTCGTGATTACGATTACGTAACTGGGTATTTTGAGAGGGATGGTGATGTTAATGTATTCCAACAGAATGAATCAATTTATGCTGCTATCCCCATGCAATGGACGCCAATGGAAGGAGGTCTTAATGGAGACGTTGAAAGAAATCCTATTACTAAAGCAGGTTTATATTTTGCTAGAACATATTTAAATGACATTGCATTTGGTTTAAATGGGGATTATCGTACTGAAAATGTTGTAACCATTGCTAAAAAATTGGTTTCTAGTATTGGTGCTATTGGTCAAATTTTTCTAGGCCCTAATGAAGCCTTAAGAAATAAATTATGTTCCCAACAATTTATTTCAGAAAAATCATGGATTCGTTTGTCAACCCCTAAAGCTTATAAACTAGGTGGTGGTTCACGTATTAAGCAGCTGGTAATGAATGACCATTGGAATACTATGACGACCGGTGGTACATTACAAACTTATGGACAAACTTATGATTATACATTAGAAGACAATACTACCAGTGGTGTAGCTGCTTTCGAGCCTAATGATAGTGCAGAAAATCCATTTGTAGAACCTTTTTATAATAATGGAGAACGTTTAATTGCACCAAGGGAAGTTAGTTATGTAGAAAAACCTTTTGGAAAAGCCTTTTTTCCTTATTCAAAAGTCACTTATAGCAGAGTCACTGTAAAAAATATAAATAGAGCCGATATTACAAGACATGCTACGGGAAAAGTAGTTTCAGAGTTTTATACAACTAAAGACTTTCCAACTAAAGTCGATTATACAGATATTGAAAATAGTTATAATAGCAATCAAAATAACGTACTAAGACAACTTATAGGTGGGCTTTTGGGACTGCCCGTAAAAGTTAAAAATGAGTTTACTTTATCACAGGGTTATGCTATACATACCAATGATATGGATGGGAAAATGAGAGCCCAAAAAGTATTTCAAGAAGGCATGGACGCTCCAATATCATCAGTAAGCTATCATTATAGTACAGAACGAAATGCTTTAGATAATGTATTACCTGTTATTGCAAAAGATGGCTCTGTAAGCAATAAGGAAATTGGTGTAGATTATGATGTTATTAACGACTTTAGAGAAGCCTATTCAAAATCGGAAACAAAAGGACTCAATGTAAATGTAGCGGCATTTTTTCTTAGTATTTTTCCGGTAGTTATTCCTACCTCATTCCCCGTTTACACCAAGCACGAAAACATAGCTCACAGTGTCATCACGACCAAAGTAATTCATACCACAGCTATTTTAAAAGAAAAAGTAGCTAGAGACCTTGGATCAAAAGTATCTACAGTCAATGAAGCTTGGGATGCCGAAACGGGAGAGGTTATACTAACCAAAACAATTAATGAATTTGACGATGCCTATTACAATTTTAACTTCCCAGCCTATTGGGCATATAACAACATGGGGCAAGCATCAAGAAATTTAGGGCTTCAAGGTACTTTAGAATATACTGGTGATTATTTTGCACTTGCTAATGCAAATGCCAGTGAATATTTGACATTGGGTGATGAAATTATGACTAGTGATGGTAAACGACTTTGGGTTGTAGAATTCAATAATACAGGAACAGGTGTATTGCTTATGAATCGTTTGGGAGGGGTTGTTAATAGAGAAGGAGGACAATCCATACAAGAAAATATAGATTTTAAAATAGTAAGATCTGGCTATCGAAATCAACAAACGGGCAATATGGCATCTGTTACTATGATGAAAAACCCACTAAATGCATTAGTTAACGGAAAAATTGACACAGCAAGTTTTACTCAATCTTCAGAAGGTTTAGCTTCCAACAATTTACGGATAATAAATGCAAGTGCAGTAGCTTATAACGATTTTTGGAACTGCCAATGCGAAAACAATTTACCATTTATTCCCAATGCAAATCTAAATGAAGATACATTGGCTGAATTGTCAATAGAAAAATATCTATTTAATCCTTATTTATATAATGTAAAAGACGAATGGCGTGCAGAAAAATCTTATGCATATTTAACAGAACGAACCGACGTAAAAGAAGGTACAGTCACTTCCAAAAAGAATACCAGAAAAGAAGGTTACTTTAAACATTTTAAGCCTTATTACGCTTTTAATGGAAATCAATGGGAACTAAATATAGATGCCACACCAAATTGGACTTTTGCGAGTGAAGTAACCCAATATAGTCCGTATGGAGCAGAACTAGAAAATAAAGATGCGTTAAACCGATATTCATCCGCACAATATGGTTACAATTTCTCATTACCAACAGCAGTCGCTTCTAATAGTAAATACCGCTATATGGGAGGGGATAATTTTGAAGATTACGACTTCAATAATACAAATGAAGGGCATTTTGGATACAAGAATATTGTTTATCAAGATGGTGATAGAGGTATTGTGGTTTCCAATAAATATGCGCATACAGGTAATTCGAGTTTATTGATTACTCCTGATAATTCTCGAGCTAGCTTACCTGTCGAGCTTATAGGACAAAGTCCAGTTATAGAGGATTCTGATGGTGATGGTTGGCTTGATACGGTAGATGTTTGTCCTTATACACCCAATCCCGACCAAGATGATTATGATAAAGATGGTATTGGTGATGCCTGTGATGATAATGCAATACCCAAAATCACTAATATAGTAATAACAGGACAATTTTCTTGGTGGCGTAAACAAGCAAGTTTCACAATTCAAGGAAAACCAAATGATATAATAAGAGGTAAAATAATTGAAGTTAAACACGGTGCCCATGGTTGGAAAGCATCTTTTAATGGTGGAAATCAAATATCCAAATCAATGGAGTTTAGTATTCAGCTAGATGCCACAGGTAGAGCAAATAATATTTTAGAAATGGGCATTACTGCTCCTTCTAAAAAACGAAAAAGGAGTCAAAGAAATTATACTACTATTGAATTTATATTACTTAATAAATATCCTAGTTTATATAATAACAAATACCGAGATACTCCAGTTTCTTCTAGTATTGGGGTAAGGTTAGAGGTTGTAGGGTATAAAGATATTAATTCTGGTAAAACTTCTGGTGCTACACCTATTTTTCAATCTCAGCTATAA